GCGATGGAAGGCCTGGCTCACGATCTCGGGGATGCGGCGGGCATCCTCGATCTGGGTCACCCACTTGGCCATCTGGCCGTACATCCGGCGATAGTCGATCTCCTGGAACGCCTCGCGCTCGGCCTGCTCGCGGGCGACCTGCCCGACCAGCAGGATCATGGGCGTCGAATCCTGGAAGCCGGTATGCATTCCGACGCTGGCATTGGTGGCGCCCGGCCCGCGCGTGACGAAACACACGCCAGGCTTGCCGGTCAGCTTGCCGTAGGCCTCGGCCATGTAGGCCGCTCCGCCTTCCTGCCGGCAGATCACGTAGCGGATGGAATTGCGCTGGGCATAGAGCGCGTCGAGGGCGGCCAGATAGCTTTCGCCGGGCACGCCGAAGATCGTGTCGGTGCCGTGGATACGCAGTTGGTCGATCAGAACCTGCGCGCCGCTGCGGCGCGGGTATGCGGTAGCCATTTTCGAGGTCTTTCCCTTACTTCGTGGGTGAGAAGGTGGTGGGCACCAATATCTTGTTATTCATGTGCTTCATATATTCTCGGCTTTTCTGCAAATAGGCCTGCCAGGCGGGATCGGCGGCCATCGCCGCACGGCGCTTCGTGCGGTCGGCGAGATCCTCGTAGCCCCAGATGTGAACGATCTCGTTCACGTTGCCGACCTCGGTCGTATAGTAGCCGACCAGATTGCCGAGATGCTTCAGCTGGACCGGCAGGCCCTCTTTTTCGTAGAGCGCGAGGAAGTCGCGCAGCCGGCCCGGCTGCAGTTCATAGGTTCGATGGTCGACGATCATTTTCCAATCCCTCCCGGATCCGGGACGATTGTGTGCCGTGCTTCGTTGCGCCTCAACCCCGCCGCAGCGGTGGACTCATGATGGGAATCGGCGCATAAGTGCTGCATTGCGACACTAGCCGACGAGCATCATCATGAGTCTCGGCACAGTCGCGGAGCGCGATACCGGTCAACGTCTTCCCGTGAGCTACTTGGTCATCTGTCAAAGGTCATCGAAAC
This DNA window, taken from Reyranella humidisoli, encodes the following:
- a CDS encoding NIPSNAP family protein, whose protein sequence is MIVDHRTYELQPGRLRDFLALYEKEGLPVQLKHLGNLVGYYTTEVGNVNEIVHIWGYEDLADRTKRRAAMAADPAWQAYLQKSREYMKHMNNKILVPTTFSPTK